From one Salmo salar chromosome ssa09, Ssal_v3.1, whole genome shotgun sequence genomic stretch:
- the LOC123724097 gene encoding leucine-rich repeat extensin-like protein 5, giving the protein MSLAYLVFEDTCSLTLVSQGAECILISKDFFRRHADDIYINPLPKQMYPSELTTEPASSPSHPRCTPQRAHYRASFIPLTPQMYPSELTNEPASTPSHPRCTPQSSLTSQLHPPPTPDVPLRAHYRASFIPLPPQMYPSELTTEPASSPSHPRCTPQSSLTSQLHPPPTPDVPLRAHYRASFIPLPPQMYPSELTTEPASSPSHPRCTPQRAHYRASFIPLPPQMYPSESSLPSQLHSPPTTDVPLRAHYRASFIPLPPQMFPSESSLTSLLHPPPTPDVPLRAHYRASFIPLPPQMFPSESSLPSQLHPPPTLDVPLRELTTEPASSPSHPRCTPQRAHYRASFIPLPPQMYPSESSLPSQLHSPPTPDVPLRAHYRASFIPLPPQMFPSESSLTSQLHPPPTPDVPLRELTTEPASFPSHPRCTPQSSLPSQLHPPPTPDVPLRELTNEPASSPSHPRCTPQSSLPSQLHPLPPQMYPSELTTEPASSPSHPRCTPQRAHYRASFIPLPPQMYPSESSLPSQLHPPPTPDVPLRELTTEPASSPSHPRCTPQSSLPSQLHPPPTPDVPLRAHY; this is encoded by the coding sequence ATGTACCCCTCAGAGCTCACTACCGAGCCAGCTTCATCCCCCTCCCACCCCAGATGTACCCCTCAGAGAGCTCACTACCGAGCCAGCTTCATCCCCCTCACACCCCAGATGTACCCCTCAGAGCTCACTAACGAGCCAGCTTCAACCCCCTCCCACCCCAGATGTACCCCTCAGAGCTCACTAACGAGCCAGCTTCATCCCCCTCCCACCCCAGATGTACCCCTCAGAGCTCACTACCGAGCCAGCTTCATCCCCCTCCCACCCCAGATGTACCCCTCAGAGCTCACTACCGAGCCAGCTTCATCCCCCTCCCACCCCAGATGTACCCCTCAGAGCTCACTAACGAGCCAGCTTCATCCCCCTCCCACCCCAGATGTACCCCTCAGAGCTCACTACCGAGCCAGCTTCATCCCCCTCCCACCCCAGATGTACCCCTCAGAGCTCACTACCGAGCCAGCTTCATCCCCCTCCCACCCCAGATGTACCCCTCAGAGAGCTCACTACCGAGCCAGCTTCATCCCCCTCCCACCCCAGATGTACCCCTCAGAGAGCTCACTACCGAGCCAGCTTCATTCCCCTCCCACCACAGATGTACCCCTCAGAGCTCACTACCGAGCCAGCTTCATCCCCCTCCCACCCCAGATGTTCCCCTCAGAGAGCTCACTAACGAGCCTGCTTCATCCCCCTCCCACCCCAGATGTACCCCTCAGAGCTCACTACCGAGCCAGCTTCATCCCCCTCCCACCCCAGATGTTCCCCTCAGAGAGCTCACTACCGAGCCAGCTTCATCCCCCTCCCACCCTAGATGTTCCCCTCAGAGAGCTCACTACCGAGCCAGCTTCATCCCCCTCCCACCCCAGATGTACCCCTCAGAGAGCTCACTACCGAGCCAGCTTCATCCCCCTCCCACCCCAGATGTACCCCTCAGAGAGCTCACTACCGAGCCAGCTTCATTCCCCTCCCACCCCAGATGTACCCCTCAGAGCTCACTACCGAGCCAGCTTCATCCCCCTCCCACCCCAGATGTTCCCCTCAGAGAGCTCACTAACGAGCCAGCTTCATCCCCCTCCCACCCCAGATGTACCCCTCAGAGAGCTCACTACCGAGCCAGCTTCATTCCCCTCCCACCCCAGATGTACCCCTCAGAGCTCACTACCGAGCCAGCTTCATCCCCCTCCCACCCCAGATGTTCCCCTCAGAGAGCTCACTAACGAGCCAGCTTCATCCCCCTCCCACCCCAGATGTACCCCTCAGAGCTCACTACCGAGCCAGCTTCATCCCCTCCCACCCCAGATGTACCCCTCAGAGCTCACTACCGAGCCAGCTTCATCCCCCTCCCACCCCAGATGTACCCCTCAGAGAGCTCACTACCGAGCCAGCTTCATCCCCCTCCCACCCCAGATGTACCCCTCAGAGAGCTCACTACCGAGCCAGCTTCATCCCCCTCCCACCCCAGATGTACCCCTCAGAGAGCTCACTACCGAGCCAGCTTCATCCCCCTCCCACCCCAGATGTACCCCTCAGAGCTCACTACCGAGCCAGCTTCATCCCCCTCCCACCCCAGATGTACCCCTCAGAGCTCACTACTGA